In Mycobacterium sp. 050128, one genomic interval encodes:
- a CDS encoding enoyl-CoA hydratase, whose translation MSGSNGASQDSAADDAVLYETTDSGVAILTFNRPDRLNAWGPDIAAGFYAAVDRAESDPAIRAIVLTGRGRGFCAGAYLGAPSDATKVGESMEKAGETNLAELVGERPPHFVTTLRKPVIAAINGACVGIGLTQALMCDVRFAAAGAKFGAVFARRGLIAEFGISWILPRLTSMGIALDLLLSARTFLAEEAAELGLVKEVVAADDLMKRALQYAEDMAKNCSPASMAVIKRQVYGDDIREVADANARSEVLVHEAMSRPDVIEGITSFLEKRPPQFPSLSPTDA comes from the coding sequence ATGTCCGGCAGCAACGGCGCCTCCCAGGACTCTGCGGCCGACGACGCGGTGCTGTACGAGACCACCGACAGCGGCGTCGCAATTCTCACGTTCAATCGGCCGGACCGCCTCAACGCATGGGGTCCTGACATTGCGGCCGGGTTCTATGCGGCCGTCGACCGCGCCGAATCCGACCCCGCGATCCGGGCGATCGTGCTGACCGGTCGGGGCAGAGGGTTCTGCGCCGGTGCCTATCTGGGCGCGCCGAGCGATGCGACCAAGGTCGGCGAATCGATGGAGAAGGCCGGTGAGACGAATTTGGCCGAATTGGTCGGTGAACGACCGCCGCACTTCGTGACCACCCTGCGTAAGCCCGTCATCGCGGCCATCAACGGTGCCTGTGTCGGCATCGGCCTGACCCAGGCGCTGATGTGTGACGTGCGGTTCGCCGCTGCCGGGGCCAAATTCGGGGCCGTGTTCGCTCGCCGGGGACTGATCGCCGAATTCGGCATCTCCTGGATTCTGCCGCGGCTGACCAGTATGGGAATAGCGCTCGATCTGTTGCTGAGCGCACGTACCTTTCTCGCCGAGGAGGCCGCCGAGCTGGGTCTGGTCAAGGAGGTCGTGGCGGCCGACGACCTGATGAAGCGTGCTCTGCAGTACGCGGAGGACATGGCCAAGAATTGTTCGCCGGCATCGATGGCCGTTATCAAACGGCAGGTCTACGGCGACGACATTCGCGAGGTCGCGGACGCGAATGCCCGTTCCGAAGTCCTGGTGCACGAGGCGATGTCGCGGCCGGACGTCATCGAAGGGATCACGAGTTTCCTCGAGAAGCGGCCCCCGCAGTTTCCTTCGCTTAGCCCAACAGACGCGTAG
- a CDS encoding acyl-CoA synthetase, whose product MSEWTVGAVLDAIAAVIPNRVMTVCGSRRSTFAESAERTSRLANFLSSNGFGAHRERDTLNRWECGQDRVALLMYNDLYPDAVIACLKARVVPVNVNYSYSPREIADLLSYVRPRGIIYHRSLGARCAEVLPSPGAELLISIDDGSDAAELPGAVSLDDALAQGGSGDPTPGSPDDLIMICTGGTTGRPKGVLWRQSDMYVASMVGADHASVDEIHAKVRGGGQPWFAVSPLMHAAGMWTAFAAIMGGFTAVLYDGRGKLDARAVWQTAEREGVGMMTMVGDAYAGPLVAELQRGSYDLSTLNGIGTGGAATNPKFKRALMEKLPQVTIIDGYGSSESGNMGFGHSQRGTQSETFHLREGGAVVSEDRSRFLAPGDPEIGWVARSGRIPLGYFDDAEATERTFPVIEGTRVVIPGDRASIESDGTLRLYGRDSLVVNTGGEKVFVEEVEEVLRTHPRVADALVVGRPSDRWGQEVVALVALAPGAATVEDAELAALCKSQLAHFKAPKAILFVEQVQRLGNGKPNYRWAKQAAAQQLPATALAGAEAEGSP is encoded by the coding sequence GTGAGTGAATGGACCGTCGGGGCGGTTCTCGATGCCATAGCCGCCGTCATCCCCAACCGGGTGATGACGGTGTGCGGATCGCGCCGCAGCACCTTTGCGGAGTCGGCAGAACGAACCAGTCGATTGGCAAACTTCCTGAGCTCTAACGGTTTCGGGGCGCACCGTGAGCGGGACACGCTGAACCGCTGGGAATGCGGTCAAGACCGGGTCGCGCTGCTGATGTACAACGACCTGTACCCGGACGCGGTGATCGCGTGCCTGAAAGCCCGCGTGGTCCCGGTCAACGTGAACTACAGCTATTCGCCCCGGGAGATCGCCGATCTACTCTCCTACGTTCGGCCGCGCGGCATCATCTATCACCGATCCCTCGGCGCGCGGTGCGCCGAGGTGCTGCCGTCGCCCGGTGCCGAGCTGCTGATCTCCATCGACGACGGCAGCGACGCCGCCGAACTGCCCGGCGCGGTATCGCTGGATGATGCGCTGGCGCAAGGTGGTTCGGGCGATCCGACGCCGGGATCACCCGACGACTTGATCATGATCTGCACCGGCGGAACGACCGGCCGTCCCAAGGGCGTCCTGTGGCGGCAGAGCGACATGTACGTGGCGTCGATGGTCGGGGCCGACCACGCCAGCGTCGACGAGATCCACGCAAAGGTACGCGGCGGCGGTCAGCCGTGGTTCGCGGTTTCTCCCCTGATGCATGCCGCCGGTATGTGGACCGCCTTCGCGGCGATCATGGGCGGGTTCACCGCCGTGCTCTACGACGGCCGGGGCAAACTCGACGCGCGAGCGGTTTGGCAGACCGCCGAGCGCGAAGGGGTCGGCATGATGACCATGGTGGGCGACGCGTATGCCGGCCCGCTGGTCGCCGAGTTGCAACGAGGTTCCTACGACCTGTCGACACTGAATGGAATCGGCACCGGCGGGGCCGCAACGAATCCCAAGTTCAAGCGTGCGCTGATGGAAAAGCTGCCGCAGGTCACCATCATCGATGGTTACGGGTCGTCGGAATCCGGCAACATGGGTTTCGGGCACAGTCAGCGCGGCACGCAGAGCGAGACCTTTCACCTCCGCGAGGGCGGAGCGGTGGTGTCGGAGGATCGCAGCAGGTTCTTGGCACCCGGCGATCCCGAGATCGGCTGGGTGGCACGAAGCGGCCGGATTCCGTTGGGCTACTTCGACGACGCCGAAGCCACCGAGCGCACCTTCCCGGTGATCGAAGGCACGCGGGTGGTGATCCCCGGCGACCGGGCCAGTATCGAATCCGACGGCACCCTGCGCCTGTACGGGCGCGATTCGCTGGTGGTGAACACCGGCGGTGAAAAGGTTTTCGTCGAAGAGGTCGAAGAGGTGCTGCGTACCCATCCCCGCGTCGCCGACGCGCTGGTGGTGGGGCGCCCCAGCGATCGCTGGGGCCAGGAAGTCGTCGCGCTGGTCGCGCTGGCGCCGGGCGCCGCCACCGTCGAAGATGCCGAGCTGGCCGCGTTGTGCAAGTCGCAGCTGGCGCACTTCAAAGCGCCCAAGGCCATTCTGTTCGTCGAGCAGGTTCAGCGCCTCGGCAATGGCAAGCCAAACTACCGGTGGGCTAAACAAGCTGCCGCACAACAGCTTCCGGCCACAGCATTGGCCGGCGCCGAGGCAGAAGGGTCACCGTGA
- a CDS encoding SDR family NAD(P)-dependent oxidoreductase: MDLGLANATAVVIGGSRGMGLAAARCLAEDGARVALVGRTQASIDSAVADLTERGSPDAVGFAVDIGDAAEVDELFAEISARWNDELNVLINTVGPGAPGGFEDLTDDQWRAAVEDGVMGMVRCVRSALPLLRKAQWARIVNFSAHSTQRQSVMLPAYTAAKSMLTSVSKNLSLLLAKDEILVNVVSPGSIASESLLGWADSVGVDGSDPYRLMEAIDKHFGHPAHMPRAGLPEEIGPVVAFLASRRNSYMTGANINVDGGSDFT, translated from the coding sequence ATGGATCTAGGCCTGGCGAATGCGACAGCAGTAGTTATCGGTGGTAGCCGTGGCATGGGTTTGGCCGCAGCCCGGTGCCTGGCCGAGGACGGCGCCCGGGTGGCGCTGGTCGGTCGAACCCAAGCCAGCATCGACAGCGCAGTGGCGGATCTCACTGAACGTGGCAGTCCGGATGCCGTTGGGTTCGCGGTCGACATCGGTGACGCCGCCGAGGTCGACGAGTTATTCGCCGAGATCTCCGCCCGATGGAACGACGAACTCAACGTACTGATCAATACGGTCGGGCCGGGAGCGCCCGGCGGCTTCGAAGATCTGACCGACGACCAGTGGCGTGCGGCCGTCGAAGACGGCGTGATGGGGATGGTGCGTTGTGTGCGTTCGGCGCTGCCCCTGCTGCGTAAGGCGCAGTGGGCGAGGATCGTCAACTTCTCGGCGCATTCGACACAGCGGCAGAGTGTGATGTTGCCCGCGTATACCGCGGCCAAGTCGATGCTGACGAGCGTCTCGAAGAACCTGTCCTTGTTGCTCGCCAAAGACGAGATCCTGGTCAACGTGGTGTCACCGGGCAGTATCGCCTCCGAGTCGCTTCTCGGCTGGGCCGACTCGGTCGGCGTCGACGGTAGCGACCCCTATCGTCTGATGGAGGCCATCGACAAGCACTTTGGGCATCCGGCGCACATGCCGCGTGCCGGCTTGCCGGAGGAGATCGGGCCCGTCGTCGCATTTCTCGCATCGCGGCGCAACTCCTACATGACCGGCGCCAACATCAACGTCGACGGCGGTTCAGACTTCACCTGA
- a CDS encoding enoyl-CoA hydratase/isomerase family protein: MTAPHDDRVLFEVDPGKRIATITLNNPKQRNSYDATMREAVGRCLDQVADDDDLTVVLLRGAEGVFSTGADMNNAYGWYGDKSKAPDEAAARRRPSQRRRLTVDRKSFSFYHNFMGFPKVTVGEISGYALGGGFEMALMTDISVIARDTKIGMPATRFLGPALGSLHMFFHRLGPVLARRLLLTGDVIEAGELEHLGIFTDTCDSGAVTARARYWAEKAAKMPADGVVIAKEAFRLVEQSQAYIGEEVASYLFHAYGTNLQFGPDEFNFVKTRAQHGTKEAFRLRDEHFHVPEPEA, from the coding sequence ATGACTGCCCCGCACGACGATCGCGTGCTTTTCGAGGTCGACCCCGGCAAGAGAATCGCGACGATCACGCTGAACAATCCCAAGCAGCGCAACTCCTATGACGCCACCATGCGCGAGGCCGTCGGCCGCTGCCTGGATCAGGTGGCCGACGACGACGATCTGACCGTGGTGTTGCTGCGCGGAGCCGAGGGAGTCTTTTCCACCGGGGCCGATATGAACAACGCATACGGCTGGTATGGCGACAAGTCCAAGGCGCCCGACGAGGCTGCGGCCAGGCGCCGGCCCAGCCAGCGCAGGCGACTTACGGTGGACCGCAAGTCATTTAGCTTCTACCACAACTTCATGGGCTTCCCGAAAGTGACGGTGGGGGAGATCTCCGGCTACGCCCTGGGCGGTGGCTTCGAGATGGCGCTGATGACCGATATCTCGGTGATCGCGCGCGACACGAAGATCGGCATGCCGGCGACACGATTCCTGGGACCCGCGCTGGGCAGCCTGCACATGTTCTTCCACCGGTTGGGACCGGTGCTGGCCCGGCGCCTGCTATTGACCGGTGACGTGATCGAAGCGGGTGAGCTCGAGCATCTCGGAATCTTCACCGACACATGCGATTCCGGCGCGGTGACCGCACGCGCCCGGTACTGGGCCGAAAAGGCGGCGAAGATGCCCGCCGACGGAGTCGTGATCGCCAAGGAAGCCTTCCGCCTCGTCGAGCAGTCCCAGGCGTACATCGGTGAGGAAGTCGCGAGCTACCTCTTCCACGCCTACGGCACCAACCTGCAATTCGGGCCGGACGAATTCAACTTCGTCAAAACCCGCGCCCAGCACGGCACCAAGGAAGCGTTCCGGCTGCGCGACGAGCATTTTCATGTGCCGGAACCCGAAGCCTAG
- a CDS encoding TetR family transcriptional regulator, whose amino-acid sequence MEVPVVAKQATADKRQRRERGSINPDDIISGAFELAEQVSIDNLSMPLLGKHLGVGVTSIYWYFRKKDDLLNAMTDRALSKYVFATPYVEASDWRETLRNHARSMRKAFMGNPILCDLILIRAALSPKAARMGALEMEKAISNLVEAGLTPEDAFDTYSAVSVHVRGSVVLQRLYEKNQSSDVGPRAIEDAVAIDPEKTPLLAQVSRIGHRIGAPDETNFEYGLNCILDHASRLIDEGSTAAKSTASRPRKATKSASAGARAKATAER is encoded by the coding sequence ATGGAGGTGCCCGTAGTGGCAAAGCAAGCAACCGCTGATAAGCGTCAACGACGCGAACGCGGGTCCATCAACCCCGACGACATCATCAGCGGCGCATTCGAACTCGCCGAGCAAGTCTCGATCGACAACTTGAGCATGCCGCTGCTCGGCAAACACCTCGGCGTCGGAGTCACCAGCATCTACTGGTATTTCCGTAAGAAGGACGACTTGCTCAACGCGATGACCGACCGCGCATTGAGCAAATACGTGTTCGCCACGCCCTACGTCGAAGCCAGCGATTGGCGCGAAACCCTGCGCAACCACGCCCGCTCGATGCGTAAGGCGTTCATGGGCAACCCAATTCTGTGCGACCTGATTTTGATTCGCGCGGCGCTGAGCCCCAAGGCGGCCCGAATGGGCGCCCTCGAGATGGAGAAGGCGATCTCCAATCTGGTCGAGGCCGGCCTCACGCCCGAAGACGCCTTCGATACCTATTCGGCGGTTTCGGTACACGTCCGCGGCTCGGTGGTCCTGCAGCGGCTCTACGAAAAGAACCAGTCCTCCGACGTCGGCCCGCGCGCCATCGAGGACGCCGTTGCCATCGACCCCGAAAAGACTCCGCTGCTGGCCCAGGTGAGCCGGATAGGTCACCGGATCGGGGCGCCGGATGAAACCAATTTCGAGTACGGCCTCAACTGCATCCTCGACCACGCCAGCCGGTTGATCGACGAGGGGTCAACAGCCGCCAAGTCGACGGCATCGCGACCGCGCAAGGCGACAAAGTCCGCCTCTGCGGGTGCCCGGGCGAAAGCAACCGCAGAGCGCTAG
- a CDS encoding amidohydrolase family protein → MNDKAIDCLVNVHFGEVDSQPTWMLKVRDDYFKGPQSMFAPVDLAELLDEMDAHGVQKAVLMDNLASPSTTARKFVEAKPDRFALAMGGVNLLRPVGPLRELTDIVRDLPVAYAVVGPSFWADGQYPPSDAVYYPLYAKCAELNLPLCVNTGIPGPPIPGEVQNPIHLDRVCVRFPELKLCMIHGADPWWDVAIRLMLKYENLRLMTSAWSPKRLPESLLHYMRTRGPNKVIYASDWPVLRMHRVIPEARSLDLPAEVLDNYLYNNAQEFFFGDRA, encoded by the coding sequence GTGAACGACAAAGCGATCGACTGCCTGGTCAATGTACATTTCGGAGAGGTCGACTCTCAGCCCACCTGGATGCTCAAGGTCCGCGACGACTACTTCAAGGGCCCGCAGTCGATGTTCGCGCCGGTCGACTTGGCCGAGCTACTCGACGAGATGGACGCGCACGGCGTACAGAAGGCCGTCCTGATGGATAACCTCGCCAGCCCGTCGACCACCGCGCGCAAATTCGTCGAAGCCAAGCCGGACCGCTTTGCGCTGGCCATGGGCGGCGTCAACCTGTTGCGCCCGGTGGGGCCGTTACGCGAATTGACCGATATCGTGCGCGACCTGCCGGTCGCGTATGCCGTAGTGGGACCGAGCTTTTGGGCCGACGGCCAGTACCCGCCCAGCGACGCCGTCTACTACCCGCTGTACGCCAAGTGCGCGGAACTCAACCTGCCGCTATGCGTCAACACCGGTATTCCGGGGCCGCCGATTCCCGGCGAGGTGCAGAACCCCATTCACCTCGACCGGGTGTGCGTGCGGTTTCCCGAGCTCAAGCTGTGCATGATCCACGGCGCCGATCCATGGTGGGATGTCGCGATCAGGCTGATGCTCAAGTACGAAAACCTGCGCCTGATGACCTCGGCATGGTCGCCCAAGCGGCTGCCGGAAAGCCTGTTGCACTACATGCGCACCCGCGGCCCGAACAAGGTGATCTACGCATCCGACTGGCCGGTCCTGCGGATGCACCGGGTGATCCCCGAAGCCCGCTCGCTGGACCTGCCCGCCGAGGTACTGGACAACTACCTGTACAACAACGCACAGGAGTTTTTCTTCGGCGACCGAGCCTGA
- the mbp1 gene encoding microaggregate-binding protein 1, which yields MVDVIRGVVEDVVGKAKEVVGTVAGRNDWITEGQAQQDKAEALRNASKKEAEADKARAEAKVHEARQRAEQN from the coding sequence ATGGTTGATGTCATCAGGGGCGTCGTCGAAGATGTTGTCGGCAAGGCCAAGGAGGTAGTCGGTACGGTCGCGGGTCGCAACGACTGGATCACCGAAGGCCAGGCGCAGCAAGACAAAGCAGAAGCGCTGCGCAACGCCTCGAAGAAAGAGGCTGAAGCCGACAAGGCGCGCGCCGAAGCGAAAGTTCACGAGGCGCGTCAACGCGCCGAACAGAACTAG
- a CDS encoding dihydrodipicolinate synthase family protein, whose translation MRGIGDSLYTPFCGTDGDDIDWDAYRALVRYCVGDLGHPMLWCTSGLSEFWSLTNGERKRLLEVAIEEARRINPDVVVQSCTAAMSAKDCLDLTLHAQEAGADIVYIQTPMMEAHGGEGVLRFFKYVAARTDIALGMFNSPSSGYVLSPAESARIYDEVPAVCATKEGAFRPAASRMLHELAPGLAVWECDKTVYRAGWLRDGIVCPAQLGTAGYLFETPQRRLFSEYWDLVMSDKLLEAMDYGRESGLDQFDLDIGPWWTCYPGRSDYFTHWGGAFKYAASLLGLPVGSYPHSRPPQAELPVEAKAQMETAYRKLGLIN comes from the coding sequence TTGCGGGGAATCGGAGATTCCCTCTACACGCCGTTTTGCGGTACCGACGGGGACGACATCGACTGGGACGCCTACCGGGCACTGGTGCGGTACTGCGTCGGTGATCTCGGGCATCCGATGTTGTGGTGCACCAGCGGACTTTCCGAGTTTTGGTCGCTGACCAACGGCGAGCGCAAGCGCCTGCTGGAAGTGGCGATCGAGGAGGCGCGTCGCATCAATCCCGATGTGGTGGTGCAGTCCTGCACAGCGGCCATGTCGGCGAAGGACTGTCTGGATTTGACGCTGCACGCCCAGGAGGCGGGTGCGGACATCGTCTACATTCAAACACCGATGATGGAGGCGCACGGCGGCGAGGGCGTGCTGCGCTTCTTCAAATACGTTGCGGCACGGACGGATATCGCGTTAGGCATGTTCAACTCCCCGTCCTCGGGTTATGTGTTGAGCCCGGCCGAGAGCGCCCGCATTTACGACGAGGTGCCCGCGGTGTGCGCCACGAAGGAGGGCGCGTTCCGGCCCGCGGCGAGCAGGATGCTGCATGAACTGGCACCCGGTCTGGCGGTGTGGGAATGCGACAAGACGGTGTATCGGGCCGGATGGCTGCGTGACGGAATCGTCTGCCCGGCTCAATTGGGTACCGCCGGCTACCTCTTCGAGACCCCGCAGCGGCGACTGTTTTCCGAGTACTGGGATCTGGTGATGTCCGACAAGCTGCTCGAGGCAATGGATTACGGGCGCGAGTCCGGTCTGGACCAATTCGACCTCGACATTGGTCCGTGGTGGACCTGCTATCCGGGACGATCGGACTACTTCACCCACTGGGGAGGGGCGTTCAAGTATGCCGCATCGCTATTGGGCCTGCCGGTAGGTTCCTATCCGCATTCCCGACCTCCGCAGGCCGAGTTGCCCGTCGAGGCCAAAGCCCAGATGGAGACGGCGTATCGTAAGCTCGGGCTTATCAACTAG
- a CDS encoding amidohydrolase family protein translates to MNSLSYKAIDVDNHYYEPLDAFTRHLDKAFKSRGVQMVTHGKRTLAIIGGQVNYFVPNPTFDPIIVPGCLDLLFRGEIPEGVDPASLMKVERLGEHPEYQNRDARITVMDTQDIETVFMLPTFGCGVEEALKHDIDATMASVHAFNLWLDEDWGFDRPDRRIISAPIISLADPVKALEEVDFVLARGARLVLVRPAPVPGLVKPRSLGHPSHDPVWARLAEAGVPVGFHLSDSGYLHIAAAWGGKATFEGFGAKDPLDNVLLDDRAIHDTMASMIVHGVFTRHPKLKAVSIENGSYFVHRLVKRLKKAANTQPRDFPEDPVEQLRNNVWIAPYYEDDLPELAEVIGVDKILFGSDWPHGEGLESPLSFAEELTAFSESDIRKIMRDNALDLLGVKATVAA, encoded by the coding sequence ATGAATAGCTTGAGCTACAAGGCGATTGACGTCGACAACCACTACTACGAACCACTGGACGCGTTCACTCGCCACCTGGACAAGGCGTTCAAGAGCCGCGGCGTGCAGATGGTCACCCACGGCAAGCGCACCTTGGCAATCATCGGGGGCCAGGTCAATTACTTCGTTCCCAACCCCACGTTCGACCCGATCATCGTGCCCGGTTGCCTCGACCTGTTGTTCCGCGGTGAGATTCCCGAGGGCGTTGATCCGGCGTCGCTGATGAAGGTCGAGCGGCTCGGCGAACACCCCGAGTACCAGAACCGCGACGCCCGCATCACGGTGATGGACACCCAGGACATCGAGACCGTCTTCATGTTGCCGACATTCGGGTGCGGAGTCGAAGAAGCGCTCAAGCACGACATCGACGCGACGATGGCGTCAGTCCACGCGTTCAACCTGTGGCTCGACGAGGACTGGGGCTTCGACCGTCCGGATCGCCGCATCATTTCCGCGCCGATCATCTCGCTGGCCGACCCGGTCAAAGCGCTCGAGGAGGTCGACTTCGTGTTGGCGCGCGGCGCCAGGCTGGTGCTGGTTCGTCCGGCGCCGGTGCCCGGCTTGGTCAAGCCGCGGTCGCTGGGGCATCCCAGCCACGACCCGGTCTGGGCCCGGCTGGCCGAGGCGGGAGTGCCGGTGGGATTCCACCTCAGCGACAGCGGCTATCTGCACATCGCGGCCGCCTGGGGCGGGAAGGCGACGTTCGAAGGGTTCGGCGCCAAGGATCCGTTGGACAATGTGCTCCTCGACGACCGTGCCATCCACGACACGATGGCCTCGATGATCGTGCACGGTGTGTTCACCCGCCACCCGAAACTCAAGGCGGTCAGTATCGAAAATGGTTCGTATTTCGTGCATCGGCTCGTCAAGCGCCTGAAGAAGGCGGCCAACACCCAGCCACGCGACTTCCCCGAGGATCCGGTGGAGCAGTTGCGCAACAACGTGTGGATCGCCCCGTACTACGAGGACGACCTGCCGGAGCTGGCCGAGGTCATCGGCGTCGACAAGATCCTGTTCGGCTCCGATTGGCCGCACGGCGAAGGCCTCGAGTCGCCGCTGTCGTTCGCCGAGGAACTCACGGCCTTCAGCGAATCGGATATCCGAAAGATCATGCGCGACAATGCGTTAGATCTTCTCGGCGTCAAAGCCACCGTGGCGGCCTAG